ATCTTCGAATCTTGATGAAAATTCcaaatttcaaaattttgTTGAATCTACACATGGGAAAGTTGGATCACTTAAAACTGAAAATCCCTCTGAAAATCCAAGAACAAAAGTAGATGGGGACTCAACTAACCTATCAGATAAAACTATAAGTGATTTATCAACTAACAATAGTGAATCAAAAGAACAAGAATTATGGAGAATTCCAGATGGAGAAAGTGAAGATTCAGAGGCACATGTTAATGATCTTAGTGTTATAGGTGAATCTGATGATACACAATTGGGAACAGATCATGGTGAAACTGAAATTACTAATCCTTCAATGCAATCATCAGAAGATTTATCATCAACAAATGACCTCAATTCAGTACAAATAATTAAAGGAAACGAAGACTCTAGTGTTCAGCTCGCAGATCAACAGCAATCAAAATTTAACATTTCATCATTAATTAATTCATTTGGATTAGACGCAACGGAATCACTAATTAGATCAGGGATAACGGGTATAGGAAAATTGTCAGATGAAATCATAGATTTAATTCCGGAATCaaaatcaattaaaaaaCCAACAAATGAGACAAGTGTTGAGAAAGACTCAATTCAACCAAAAATTGATACTCCATCATTAGTAAATACATTTGGATTAGATTTATCAGATCCATTAATTGATTCAGGGATAAATACTATAGGGAAAGTGGCAGATCAAATGGTAAAATTAATTCCAGATTCTAAATCAAAAGAACCAAAACCAGAAGATCAAAATAAATCAGGATTTAGCATTTCATCATTAGTAAATACATTTTTGTCAGATCCATCAAAATCATTAATTGATTCAGGGATAAATACTATAGGAAAAGTGGCAGATCAAATGGTAAACTTAATTCCAGAACATCCCAGTTCAAAAGTATTAAACCCAATAGATGATTCAGAAATAGTAGATGATATAACcgaagaagatgaagaagaagaagaagaagaagaagaagaagaggaAGAGGAAGAAGCAAAAAAATCCCATAAAGAAACAAATACAATCGAAAtatcaaaagaaaaacaaaatata
The sequence above is drawn from the Plasmodium relictum strain SGS1 genome assembly, contig: PRELSG_00_v1_121, whole genome shotgun sequence genome and encodes:
- a CDS encoding MSP3-like protein, putative — protein: SSNLDENSKFQNFVESTHGKVGSLKTENPSENPRTKVDGDSTNLSDKTISDLSTNNSESKEQELWRIPDGESEDSEAHVNDLSVIGESDDTQLGTDHGETEITNPSMQSSEDLSSTNDLNSVQIIKGNEDSSVQLADQQQSKFNISSLINSFGLDATESLIRSGITGIGKLSDEIIDLIPESKSIKKPTNETSVEKDSIQPKIDTPSLVNTFGLDLSDPLIDSGINTIGKVADQMVKLIPDSKSKEPKPEDQNKSGFSISSLVNTFLSDPSKSLIDSGINTIGKVADQMVNLIPEHPSSKVLNPIDDSEIVDDITEEDEEEEEEEEEEEEEEEAKKSHKETNTIEISKEKQNIIQPADAKKGGDREYEEEEELDEEINEEIGEEIDELDEELNEDLDEELYFEEDMQADESNTLEDSSESKIPERENQENEQTEELSDQTEQGNSQDSVTQQQNQKEEIKPPTNDSSAHKLLIEDFKEDNKVKKEAENKVKTFINLIDDSNVVGTLKDLKNDIYQIFINI